The DNA region ATTTAGCTGGTAGATAAACTCATCAATTGCCATGGTAGGGATAATTTTAATAGATAGTTAACACCGATCCTAATCAGGATAGCATAATTACCGTTAACCCGGAAAACAAATAAAAACCCTCCTCCCGCAAAACGGGAAGAGGGTCAGCATAATCAACACAACGGAGTGAGTGGGTTGGTCAAAGTTTCATAAACCTTATAAAGCAAATCCGTAAGCTAAACGCAGGCCAACCATACCGAAATGATCCTGGTTAGCGCCCGAAAAGTTTTCATAGCGTACACTTACATCCCAGGTTTTATTGGCCCAGCCTATACCAGGCGAAAGATCAAGCCTGTGCGGCCCCCAACCCTCCTCCAGTTTTTCGTAAGCGATACCAGCTTCGCCGGCAACATATACACTTGGTACAAAAAACTCCTTGAAACCAAATTTAATAGGGATTTCACCATAGCTTGGATAGCGTTTACCTGTAACCGGATTTTTTTTCTGGAAAAAATGATACCCGCCCATAGTATAAGTAAGCGCGAAACTATTGCTTATACCATATTGCAAACGGGCTGTACCACCTAAAGTAAAAGTAGTGCCAATTTTTGCCACACCTGTAGGCAAGCCGGTTTCAATTCCTAAACCTAAACGGAACGCATTTGCAGGAGTGGTTTGCGCTTTTACCGTATTGGAAAAAAACAGTGCTCCTGTCACAAGGGCCGCTGCTGTTAACTTTGATAGTAATTTCATGTAGTAAATATTTTGTGTACATAATGATTACTACCATTTTAGCAAAGGCGTTGCCTCAGGTTGCAGTTTTTTTTATAACGGCAATTATATCTACCTGCAAAATACTACTCTTTGATATAATGCACCCCGAGAACACCATCGGCGAAAGTTGTGCTTTTTTCCAGTTTAAGTTTTATTTCCGTATTGGGAAACAGCGGAACACCCGCGCCAAGTACTATCGGATTTATAAACAGCCAAAATTCGTCAATCAATCCTTCCTGCATCAAATAACGGGCAAGACCGGGGCTGCCGAACATGATGATCTCGCTGCCTTCCTGTTTTTTGAGGTCTGAAATCCGCGCCTTTACATCATCACTGATAAATTTAATCTTATCGGTATTTTGCCGGGCAGTAGTTTCAGACACTACATACTTAAGTGTATTATTATACCATGTAGCGTGTTCAATATCATGCTTTGAGGGGTTTGGCCCATCGGCTGCTGTTGGCCAGTAGGCGTCCATCATTTCAAAGGTTTTACGACCATATAGGGCAGTATCAGCTACCTGTGTGCGGGCATTGGCATACTCAAACAGCTCGTTGCTCACTTTGATCCAGTCCATAGCGCCATCAGTGCGGGCAACCATACCGTCGAGCGAAATGTGCATAAACAATACTAAGTTTCTCATAATATCAGTGATTATATTTTTTATGTCAAAATTAAACCGGTGCTCCTTCGTATGCAGGGGGCTAAAGCGACTTTTAAAGGGTGTAAATATGACTATAGTAAAAAGGCCATGCTCCCGCACGGCCTTCTGTTATCAATTATAAATTACTTTACAATGTAGCCATATCAATTACAAACCTGTAACGCACATCGCCTTTTTCCATACGGTCATAAGCAGTGTGAATATCCTTGATATCAATCATTTCAATATCCGAAACAATGTTATTTTCGGCACAGAAATCAAGCATCTCCTGGGTTTCTTTAATGCCGCCAATTCCTGAACCTGCTAAGCTTTTACGGCCACCCAATAAGCTGAAAGCAGCAATCTGGGCTGGTTTAGGCGGAACGCCCACACAAATATGAACGCCATCGGTACGTAATAACGACAGGTACATGTTAAAGTCATGCTCGGCCGATACGGTATCCAAAATAAAATCGAAGGAGTTTTTAGCTGCTTCAACCTGTTTTGGATCGGTAGTTACCACAAAGTGGTGAGCACCTAATTTTTTAGCGTCTTCTTCTTTCTTAGGCGATGTACTTAATACCGTAACATCGGCACCAAAGGCAACACCGAATTTAACCGCCATATGGCCTAAGCCGCCTAAGCCAAGCACGGCAAGCTTATGGCCTTTGCCTACTTTCCAGTGCCTTAGCGGCGAGTAGGTTGTGATGCCGGCGCATAACAACGGGGCAGCGGCGGCCAGATCAACCCCTTCCTTAAGGTGCAGCACAAAATCCTCATTAACAACAATGGTGTTTGAGTAACCCCCATAAGTGGGTGTTTTATGATCCTGTTCAAGGCCGTTATAAGTTTGTGAGCTGCCATTGAGGCAATATTGCTCAAGGTCGCGTTTACAGTTTTCGCATGTACGGCATGAGTCAACCAAACAGCCGGTAGCGGCAAGGTCGCCAACTTTAAAACCTTTTACATGCTCGCCAACTTTAACTACGCGGCCAACAATTTCATGTCCGGGCACCATAGGAAAAATGCCGGGGAACCAATCGTTTTTGATTTGGTGCAAATCGGAATGGCAAACGCCGCAGTACAAAATATCAAACTGCACGTCATGAGCACCAACTTCGCGCCTCTCAAAAGTCCAGGGAGCAAGCGGCGTGGTTTCACTTTGCGCGGCATACGCTTTTGTTTCAATCATGGTAGTAAATGTTAAGTATTGTGAATGATGATTTATTGATTTGGAGGGGATCTCCATAACAAATGTACAATCATATTTTACAAATATTACCCGTCTGCGGCGTTGAAATAAAAAAACTGACACTTGAATGGATATTATTAACCACAGATAAAAGCAATCATTTAATTTAGCATAAAGATTAACATCGCATGAAAATAGCCATTGTCACTCCGCCTTTCCCGAAATCAATTAATGATGGTTTGCAACAAGCCGAAAAGCTGATTAAGGATGCAGCGTCACAACAGGCAGAGGTTATCTGTTTTCCTGAATCATACATACCGGGATATCCGGGTATGATAGCCGATCCGGAGCCAACATCGCCGGAAATACTGCAATCAGCATTAAATGAAGTATGCAGGATGGCCTCTGAAAATAATATAGCAGTAATTATGCCTATGGATTGGTACGGCAAAGACGGGCTTTTAAACCTTGCACATGTAGTATCCCAAACCGGCGAAGTGCTTGGATATCAAACTAAAAACCAGTTAGACCCATCGGAAGATACCATTTGGGTGCCGGGCAACCAGCGAAGTATTTTTGAGGTAAACGGCTTAAAATTTGGCATTACCATTTGCCACGAGGGTTTCCGTTATCCCGAATCGGTAAGGTGGGCAGCCCGCAATGGTGCGCACATTGTTTTCCACCCGCATTTTTCGGGCAGTAATACCGAAGGCGTGCTGCTTACGGAATGGGGAAGTATGGCAAACCCCTATTACGAAAAGGCCATGATGATGCGGGCGCTGGAAAATACCGTCTATTTTGCCAGTTCCAATTA from Mucilaginibacter sp. SJ includes:
- a CDS encoding dihydrofolate reductase family protein, encoding MRNLVLFMHISLDGMVARTDGAMDWIKVSNELFEYANARTQVADTALYGRKTFEMMDAYWPTAADGPNPSKHDIEHATWYNNTLKYVVSETTARQNTDKIKFISDDVKARISDLKKQEGSEIIMFGSPGLARYLMQEGLIDEFWLFINPIVLGAGVPLFPNTEIKLKLEKSTTFADGVLGVHYIKE
- a CDS encoding NAD(P)-dependent alcohol dehydrogenase — encoded protein: MIETKAYAAQSETTPLAPWTFERREVGAHDVQFDILYCGVCHSDLHQIKNDWFPGIFPMVPGHEIVGRVVKVGEHVKGFKVGDLAATGCLVDSCRTCENCKRDLEQYCLNGSSQTYNGLEQDHKTPTYGGYSNTIVVNEDFVLHLKEGVDLAAAAPLLCAGITTYSPLRHWKVGKGHKLAVLGLGGLGHMAVKFGVAFGADVTVLSTSPKKEEDAKKLGAHHFVVTTDPKQVEAAKNSFDFILDTVSAEHDFNMYLSLLRTDGVHICVGVPPKPAQIAAFSLLGGRKSLAGSGIGGIKETQEMLDFCAENNIVSDIEMIDIKDIHTAYDRMEKGDVRYRFVIDMATL
- a CDS encoding carbon-nitrogen hydrolase family protein, which produces MKIAIVTPPFPKSINDGLQQAEKLIKDAASQQAEVICFPESYIPGYPGMIADPEPTSPEILQSALNEVCRMASENNIAVIMPMDWYGKDGLLNLAHVVSQTGEVLGYQTKNQLDPSEDTIWVPGNQRSIFEVNGLKFGITICHEGFRYPESVRWAARNGAHIVFHPHFSGSNTEGVLLTEWGSMANPYYEKAMMMRALENTVYFASSNYGSLYPESASSIIAPDGTCLVYQAYGTTGVIIADIDLEKATGYLAKRFKPQLYDY